In Montipora foliosa isolate CH-2021 chromosome 13, ASM3666993v2, whole genome shotgun sequence, one DNA window encodes the following:
- the LOC137983264 gene encoding adenosine receptor A2b-like, which translates to MELATNLSIFSSLSPADSSIYVKGEACFMFDVNFNSTRFLYVTHILTSIINSLFSVTAIAGNAAVIFTVWKNPSLQSPSNVFICCLAGSDLMVGLLAQPSFILHKIGEIFHRLEMYCVTRMLLEVVAHITTGGSVFTIAAAGLDTWLALYLHLRYNEIVTVRRVLSIIACFWIFLIALAVLRVFLIRPNVYNTILITLLSLCLLSTCFACAKVLKCVRKHERQIHAMGVSLSQTEGKDGRLMSLLQCKKSTTSIFFIVGIFTVCFLPLLCVSFVHQISGYTVNVKIAYAFVSTLAFMNSSINPLVYCWRIRTLRNAVRTTVEDRLCKRFLKNRPSQKKPQAFN; encoded by the coding sequence ATGGAATTGGCAACAAATTTGTCGATTTTTTCATCGCTTAGCCCAGCCGATTCATCCATCTATGTGAAAGGGGAGGCATGTTTCATGTTCGACGTCAATTTTAACTCGACAAGATTCCTTTACGTTACGCACATTTTAACATCGATTATCAATTCCTTGTTCTCAGTAACAGCCATCGCTGGGAATGCGGCTGTGATTTTCACAGTCTGGAAAAACCCATCCCTTCAATCTCCCTCGAACGTGTTCATTTGCTGTCTTGCTGGTAGTGACTTGATGGTTGGATTACTTGCACAGCCATCTTTTATTCTTCACAAGATCGGTGAAATTTTCCACCGCTTGGAAATGTACTGCGTTACAAGGATGCTGCTTGAAGTTGTTGCACATATAACCACCGGTGGTTCTGTTTTCACGATAGCCGCTGCTGGTTTAGATACATGGCTTGCGCTGTACCTACATTTACGCTACAATGAAATTGTAACAGTACGGCGCGTACTATCCATAATCGCCTGCTTCTGGATTTTCCTCATCGCTCTAGCTGTCTTACGAGTCTTCCTCATTCGACCAAATGTTTACAACACCATTTTGATCACATTACTTTCGCTGTGTTTGTTATCGACATGTTTTGCCTGTGCAAAGGTCTTGAAGTGTGTTCGAAAGCACGAGCGCCAAATTCATGCGATGGGTGTTAGCTTGAGTCAAACTGAAGGAAAGGATGGTCGATTAATGAGCTTATTACAGTGCAAGAAGTCAACCACCtctatttttttcattgttgGTATATTTACAGTATGTTTTTTGCCTCTCCTCTGCGTGTCATTCGTTCATCAAATCAGTGGATACACAGTCAATGTGAAAATTGCATATGCATTTGTTTCAACTCTTGCCTTCATGAATAGCTCTATTAACCCTCTTGTGTACTGCTGGCGGATAAGAACTTTGAGAAATGCTGTGAGGACAACTGTTGAAGATAGATTATGTAAACGTTTTCTTAAAAACCGCCCATCGCAAAAGAAACCCCAAGCTTTCAATTGA
- the LOC137981778 gene encoding uncharacterized protein, whose product MKTVLEYILDDSQIQEDAGASCDFASAIQECIIDLETALTSERDHERNFSRYAESSLNIVQAGSSANVSIQSHAKLPKLELRKFFRNPIDWYPFWESFDSAVHRNSTLNGADKFNYLKSMLVGSAAHVIAGLPLTNGNYEKAIDLLKKRFGNRQIAISSHMEALTKIPKITSIHEVKRLRNLYDTVKSHMRSLESLKISQEMYGCFLTPLIMQKLPEEFRIAITRNLTSET is encoded by the coding sequence ATGAAGACGGTTCTCGAATATATTCTTGACGACTCGCAAATCCAAGAAGATGCGGGTGCTAGCTGCGATTTCGCCAGTGCAATCCAGGAGTGTATTATTGATCTGGAAACGGCCTTAACTTCGGAAAGGGATCACGAAAGGAACTTTTCACGATATGCTGAATCTAGTTTGAACATCGTGCAAGCAGGATCTAGCGCGAATGTATCAATTCAGAGCCATGCCAAACTGCCAAAACTCGAACTAAGGAAGTTCTTCAGGAATCCAATCGACTGGTATCCGTTTTGGGAGTCCTTTGACTCGGCTGTCCATCGAAACAGCACTCTAAATGGAGCAGATAAGTTCAATTATTTGAAATCAATGCTTGTAGGGTCTGCCGCCCATGTTATCGCTGGATTGCCTCTGACAAATGGCAATTATGAGAAGGCTATTGATCTTCTGAAAAAGAGATTTGGGAATCGTCAAATCGCCATTTCAAGTCACATGGAAGCTTTGACTAAAATCCCGAAAATAACGTCCATTCATGAAGTGAAACGGCTTCGTAATCTGTATGATACGGTGAAATCACATATGCGTAGCCTCgagagtttgaaaatttctCAAGAAATGTATGGCTGTTTTCTAACGCCCTTGATCATGCAAAAATTGCCAGAAGAGTTCAGGATTGCCATCACACGAAATCTAACGTCTGAAACGTGA
- the LOC137981780 gene encoding uncharacterized protein has product MEKAFLNIAIASEHRDFLRFLRVNDILTDNPKVFIMRFTRVVFGVNSSPFLLNGTIRHHLNKYMDRDPEFFEEVLRSIYVDDLASSKPDVPSAYDFYSKLRKRFVEAGFNMRKWLTNDQELQEDQTFSKTQFQNVDNSEGLPKVLGTSWNPVEDKLVFTFKSLTSYLTEEIVTKRVVLSSIAKIFDPLGILSPMFVAFKILFQDICKRDVDWDAPLDGDVLERWKSLLQDIQTISSFSIDRCYSSRLNCVETRTFQLQGFGDASDKAFGGVVYFRIQPENSVVCKLVASKTRVSPLTGVTTPKLELLSALVLARLITSVHKALGPAFNITECVCWLDSEIALWWIKHVQKYVREEEDFGQTRHSLGLFEDDRGILRCGGRLHNAPLPYSARFPAILPRKHQFPVLMINRSHSNVMHNGVKETLTDLRSRFWVVRGRQTVRDVISPCATCKKLEGRSYNAPPQPPLPDFRVSDEFAFTQVGVDFAGPVYLRDVFSKNKKVFKAYIALFTCASSRAIHLELVPDLTTETFLRGLKRFISRRGMPRFVVSDNGKTVKGLRLKTFLHLHGITWQFNVPRAPWWGEFFERMVRSVKRCLKNTLRNARVTYEEFETALTEVEGILNSRPLTYLYEDLEEPLTPASLCLERRLLSPSLRPEGAIPPTTAIALSRRQKHLDMVLKHFWNRWRREYLTELSEHHLGRKTAQSRVIKQGDVVCVHEEKVPRQRWKLGTVKELIHGRDNLVRAAIVQLDSEGNRTETKRPVQRLYPVEVSEDRQYRVNKEKQDAAQPVVRFIPDDQVDIVRCN; this is encoded by the exons ATGGAGAAGGCGTTCCTGAATATTGCTATTGCTTCCGAGCACCGTGACTTCCTGCGATTTCTTAGGGTTAATGACATTCTTACTGACAATCCGAAGGTATTCATTATGCGATTCACCAGAGTAGTCTTCGGAGTTAATTCCAGCCCATTTCTCCTAAATGGAACTATTAGACATCATCTGAACAAGTACATGGATAGAGATCCAGAATTTTTTGAGGAAGTGTTACGTTCTATTTATGTGGATGACCTGGCTTCTTCAAAGCCTGATGTTCCTTCAGCCTATGACTTCTACTCCAAACTCAGGAAAAGATTCGTGGAAGCTGGCTTCAACATGCGTAAGTGGCTGACAAATGATCAGGAGTTG CAAGAAGATCAGACTTTCTCCAAGACACAGTTTCAGAATGTGGATAATTCAGAAGGTCTTCCAAAGGTGCTGGGAACATCTTGGAATCCTGTAGAAGATAAGCTTGTCTTTACCTTCAAGAGCTTAACCAGTTACCTGACAGAAGAAATCGTCACAAAACGAGTCGTTCTCAGTTCTATTGCGAAAATATTTGACCCTCTTGGAATACTGTCTCCAATGTTTGTTGCATTCAAAATACTGTTTCAAGACATTTGCAAGAGGGATGTTGATTGGGACGCTCCTCTGGACGGAGACGTACTGGAACGGTGGAAGTCATTGTTACAGGACATACAAACTATTTCGAGTTTCTCAATCGACAGATGTTACTCATCGAGACTAAACTGTGTTGAGACTCGTACATTTCAGTTGCAAGGGTTTGGAGATGCATCAGACAAAGCCTTTGGTGGTGTTGTTTACTTTAGGATACAGCCAGAAAATTCAGTTGTTTGCAAGCTTGTTGCCTCGAAGACGAGAGTATCACCCCTTACTGGTGTCACCACACCCAAATTAGAACTTCTGTCTGCATTGGTGCTTGCAAGACTAATCACAAGCGTTCATAAGGCACTTGGTCCAGCTTTTAATATCACTGAATGTGTATGTTGGCTGGATTCAGAGATTGCACTGTGGTGGATCAAGCATGTCCAGAAGTATGTGCGAGAGGAAGAAGATTTCGGACAGACGCGTCATTCCTTGGGTCTCTTTGAAGACGACAGGGGCATATTGAGATGTGGAGGAAGACTACATAATGCGCCCCTGCCGTATTCAGCCCGTTTTCCTGCGATTCTACCCCGGAAACATCAATTCCCTGTTCTTATGATCAATAGGAGTCACAGCAACGTCATGCACAACGGCGTCAAAGAAACACTAACTGATTTAAGGTCAAGATTCTGGGTTGTAAGGGGTAGACAGACCGTACGTGACGTGATTTCGCCTTGCGCTACATGCAAGAAACTTGAAGGGAGATCATACAATGCTCCTCCTCAGCCTCCCCTCCCAGATTTCAGAGTATCAGATGAATTTGCCTTCACCCAGGTTGGTGTCGATTTTGCTGGGCCAGTCTATTTAAGAGATGTCTTCTCCAAGAATAAGAAGGTCTTCAAGGCATACATTGCTCTCTTTACTTGTGCTTCCTCTCGGGCCATCCATCTTGAGCTTGTACCTGACTTGACAACAGAAACGTTTTTGAGGGGCCTGAAGCGGTTCATATCGAGAAGGGGGATGCCACGCTTTGTCGTTTCCGACAATGGGAAGACCGTCAAGGGATTAAGACTGAAAACGTTTCTTCATTTACATGGAATTACCTGGCAATTTAATGTTCCTCGCGCCCCATGGTGGGGAGAGTTTTTCGAGCGTATGGTGCGCTCCGTGAAACGTTGCCTCAAAAACACTCTTAGGAATGCACGAGTCACGTATGAAGAGTTCGAAACGGCGTTGACTGAAGTTGAAGGAATTCTTAACTCACGCCCTTTGACTTACCTCTATGAAGACCTGGAAGAACCACTCACTCCTGCCTCCCTATGCCTCGAGCGAAGATTACTTAGTCCCAGTCTAAGGCCCGAAGGCGCCATTCCGCCTACCACAGCAATCGCGTTGTCGAGAAGACAGAAACATCTTGATATGGTTCTTAAACACTTCTGGAATCGTTGGCGAAGGGAATACCTTACTGAGCTGAGCGAGCATCATCTTGGAAGGAAGACCGCACAATCTCGAGTGATCAAGCAAGGAGACGTGGTATGTGTTCATGAAGAAAAGGTGCCTCGACAAAGGTGGAAACTTGGTACAGTAAAGGAGTTAATTCATGGCAGAGATAATCTCGTGCGCGCAGCTATCGTTCAGTTGGATTCTGAGGGGAACAGAACCGAAACCAAACGCCCGGTCCAAAGGTTGTATCCTGTTGAAGTTTCTGAAGACCGTCAATATCGTGTTAACAAGGAGAAGCAAGATGCAGCGCAGCCGGTTGTTAGATTTATTCCAGACGATCAAGTGGACATTGTGCGTTGCAACTGA
- the LOC137982505 gene encoding adrenocorticotropic hormone receptor-like, with product MSNSNVLNSSAINLQCSTLETNTQFTEYLFTAHILTSILNGISSITAITGNAVVILVVWKTREPHTPSNVLLSCLALSDLTVGLIAQPSFVIHKIGELNNSFSMYCTTRILTESFGYITAGTSVLTMTGISIERYLALSLHLRYRAIVTTKRILIAASCVWIFFILISASRFWIANDVIFNMISLPVIFSSLVFTLLAYVRSLKCVRRHERQISDQNNLPESSRSVNCQVLKINRYKKSTLTMVYIVGIFVFCYIPFLSVKILNKTKGYTVEVKTAYLYASTLVFLNSSFNPAVYWWRIKNMRTAAKDVCLKCLGVKRESVKGKTAFQ from the coding sequence ATGTCGAACAGCAACGTTCTAAATAGTAGCGCGATCAATTTGCAGTGTTCCACCTTGGAAACAAATACTCAGTTTACAGAGTATCTTTTTACTGCGCACATACTAACATCGATTCTCAACggtatttcatccatcactgctaTCACTGGAAACGCCGTGGTGATCCTTGTGGTTTGGAAAACGCGGGAGCCTCACACCCCCTCCAACGTTTTGCTGTCCTGCCTAGCGCTCAGTGATTTGACCGTAGGTTTAATCGCGCAACCAAGTTTTGTGATCCACAAGATAGGCGAGCTTAACAACAGCTTTAGTATGTACTGTACTACCAGGATACTGACAGAATCTTTTGGCTATATAACTGCGGGTACGTCAGTTCTTACAATGACCGGGATATCCATAGAACGATATCTTGCACTAAGTCTTCATTTGCGATACCGAGCGATTGTCACAACAAAACGTATATTAATCGCTGCATCTTGTGTTTGGATCTTCTTCATCCTAATATCAGCGTCAAGATTCTGGATCGCAAACGACGTTATCTTCAACATGATTTCCCTCCCTGTGATTTTTAGCAGCTTAGTTTTCACTTTACTAGCTTACGTGAGAAGCCTAAAGTGTGTTCGTCGCCACGAGAGGCAAATTAGCGATCAAAACAACCTCCCCGAATCATCTCGGTCAGTGAACTGCCAAGTTTTAAAGATAAATCGCTACAAGAAGTCCACGCTCACGATGGTATACATTGTGGGAATCTTTGTTTTCTGTTATATCCCGTTTTTGAGCGTCAAAATTTTGAACAAGACGAAGGGTTATACTGTGGAAGTGAAGACTGCCTACTTGTACGCATCCACTCTTGTGTTCTTAAACAGTTCATTCAATCCAGCAGTGTATTGGTGGCGCATAAAGAACATGCGAACGGCAGCAAAAGATGTGTGTTTGAAATGTCTCGGTGTCAAACGTGAATCCGTAAAAGGAAAAACTGCCTTTCAATGA
- the LOC137982504 gene encoding adrenocorticotropic hormone receptor-like, whose amino-acid sequence MSNSNVLNSSAINFQCSTLETNTQFTEYLFTAHILTSILNGISSITAITGNAVVILAVWKTRELHTPSNVFLSCLALSDLTVGLIAQPSFVIHKIGELNNSFSMYCTTRILTESLGYITAGTSVLTMTGISIERYLALSLHLRYRAIVTTKRILIAASCVWIFFILISASRFWIANDVIFNMISLPVIFSSLVFTLLAYVRILKCVRHHERQISDQNNLPESSRSVNCQVLKINRYKKSTLTMVYIVGIFVFCYIPFLSVKILNKTKGYTVEVKTAYLYASTLVFLNSSFNPAVYWWRIKNMRTAAKDVCLKCLGVKRESVKGKTAFQRSSFNFTNASFNVA is encoded by the coding sequence ATGTCGAACAGCAACGTTCTAAATAGTAGCGCGATCAATTTTCAGTGTTCCACCTTGGAAACAAATACTCAGTTTACAGAGTATCTTTTTACTGCGCACATACTAACATCGATTCTCAACGgcatttcatccatcactgctaTCACTGGAAACGCCGTGGTGATCCTTGCGGTTTGGAAAACGCGGGAACTTCACACCCCCTCCAACGTTTTTCTGTCCTGCCTAGCGCTCAGTGATTTGACCGTAGGTTTAATCGCGCAACCAAGTTTTGTGATCCACAAGATAGGCGAGCTTAACAACAGCTTTAGTATGTACTGTACTACCAGGATACTGACAGAATCTCTTGGCTATATAACTGCGGGTACGTCAGTTCTTACAATGACCGGGATATCCATAGAACGATATCTTGCACTAAGTCTTCATTTGCGATACCGAGCGATTGTCACAACAAAACGTATATTAATCGCTGCATCTTGTGTTTGGATCTTCTTCATCCTAATATCAGCGTCAAGATTCTGGATCGCAAACGACGTTATCTTCAACATGATTTCCCTCCCTGTGATTTTTAGCAGCTTAGTTTTCACTTTACTAGCTTACGTGAGAATCCTAAAGTGTGTTCGTCACCACGAGAGGCAAATTAGCGATCAAAACAACCTCCCCGAATCATCTCGGTCAGTGAACTGCCAAGTTTTAAAGATAAATCGCTACAAGAAGTCCACGCTCACGATGGTATACATTGTGGGAATCTTTGTTTTCTGTTATATCCCGTTTTTGAGCGTCAAAATTTTGAACAAGACGAAGGGTTATACTGTGGAAGTGAAGACTGCCTACTTATACGCATCCACTCTTGTGTTCTTAAACAGTTCATTCAATCCAGCAGTGTATTGGTGGCGCATAAAGAACATGCGAACAGCAGCAAAAGATGTGTGTTTGAAATGTCTCGGTGTCAAACGTGAATCTGTAAAAGGAAAAACTGCCTTTCAACGAAGCAGTTTCAACTTTACAAATGCTTCCTTTAACGTAGCGTAG
- the LOC137981779 gene encoding uncharacterized protein, whose amino-acid sequence MFVSSKSSVLLQTARANISKPGSGEHSVNARMVFDSGSQRSYISENLQNTLKLPVAGQDTLLIKTFEESTAKLRQCDIVQFAVEAVDGIPVLGQGNSSINLTETHVLKISNCVIEGEDSLEKEIKHFWDLETLGIKHDEPTVYEKFIEDIRHIGERYEVKLPFKEDHPLLPDNYHLSKMRLESLLRRLKSKPEVLKHYDEVVKEKLERNIIEPVNLTEQTEVGKVHYLPHEKLSGLIRTQLNSA is encoded by the coding sequence ATGTTTGTCAGCTCTAAATCCAGTGTACTTCTGCAGACAGCAAGAGCAAACATCTCCAAGCCAGGGAGTGGTGAACATTCTGTCAATGCCAGAATGGTGTTTGATAGTGGCAGTCAAAGAAGCTACATCTCAGAGAACTTGCAGAACACTCTTAAGCTACCTGTGGCTGGCCAGGACACATTACTGATCAAGACCTTCGAAGAGTCTACTGCCAAACTAAGGCAGTGTGACATTGTTCAATTTGCAGTGGAGGCAGTTGATGGTATTCCTGTGCTAGGGCAGGGAAACTCCTCAATCAATCTTACCGAAACCCATGTGCTCAAGATCTCAAATTGTGTCATTGAAGGAGAAGATTCACTTGAAAAAGAGATTAAGCACTTTTGGGATTTAGAAACACTAGGAATCAAACACGATGAACCGACGGTCTATGAGAAATTCATTGAAGACATCAGGCACATTGGAGAAAGATATGAAGTCAAATTGCCATTCAAGGAAGATCATCCCTTACTCCCAGACAACTATCATTTAAGCAAAATGAGGCTGGAGTCATTGCTGCGGAGACTAAAATCGAAACCCGAAGTCCTCAAACACTATGATGAAGTCGTTAAGGAGAAACTTGAAAGGAACATTATTGAACCAGTGAACTTGACGGAACAAACAGAAGTAGGCAAGGTCCACTATTTACCTCACGAGAAATTATCAGGCTTGATAAGGACACAACTAAACTCCGCGTAG